A single genomic interval of Nitrospiria bacterium harbors:
- a CDS encoding cupin domain-containing protein — translation MHLFDLQKNRSFSPDKLKKNNLAETDRFFCDLYCLESGQEQMPHLHPDSDKIYIVLEGRGRFRIGPEEREIGRDRGVLAPAGVEHGVKNSSSERLVLLVFMAPKP, via the coding sequence GTGCATCTCTTCGATCTTCAAAAAAACCGGAGCTTCTCGCCCGACAAGCTCAAGAAGAATAATCTCGCCGAAACGGACCGCTTCTTCTGCGACCTGTATTGCCTCGAATCCGGGCAGGAGCAGATGCCGCATCTTCATCCGGACTCCGACAAGATCTATATCGTTCTGGAGGGCCGCGGCCGGTTTCGAATCGGCCCCGAAGAGCGCGAGATCGGCCGAGATCGTGGCGTCCTGGCCCCGGCCGGCGTCGAGCACGGCGTGAAGAACAGTTCGAGCGAACGGTTGGTTCTTCTGGTCTTCATGGCGCCAAAACCTTGA
- a CDS encoding VOC family protein: protein MQKFVPCLWFDSNAEEAVNFYASIFKNSKIVSVTRYGEAGARVSGRPKGTVMTVTFRLDGQEFMALNGGPVFKFTEAVSFIVNCKTQKEVDELWEKLSEGGAKGQCGWLKDRYGLSWQIVPAVLGEMMKDADPAQSERVMKAVLQMKKLDAAALEKACRDK from the coding sequence ATGCAAAAATTCGTCCCATGTTTGTGGTTCGATAGCAACGCGGAGGAAGCCGTAAATTTTTATGCCTCCATTTTCAAGAATTCAAAGATCGTGAGCGTCACTCGTTATGGGGAGGCAGGGGCAAGGGTTTCCGGAAGACCGAAGGGAACGGTCATGACCGTGACCTTCCGGCTCGACGGGCAGGAATTCATGGCCTTGAACGGCGGGCCGGTGTTCAAATTCACGGAAGCCGTGTCCTTCATCGTGAACTGCAAGACGCAGAAAGAAGTGGATGAGCTGTGGGAGAAGCTCTCCGAGGGCGGAGCCAAAGGGCAATGCGGCTGGCTTAAAGACCGGTACGGTCTATCCTGGCAAATCGTTCCCGCCGTTTTGGGCGAGATGATGAAAGACGCCGATCCCGCCCAATCGGAACGCGTCATGAAGGCGGTGCTTCAGATGAAAAAACTCGACGCCGCCGCTTTGGAGAAAGCGTGCCGGGATAAATAA
- a CDS encoding TonB-dependent receptor has translation MFRLLIFTCLLFTNVFDVLAATDETLEFFQEEAQVTTASRRPQSVQEAPVAVEVITTEEIKASGVTNLWDLMRFRLGMDILDGHQTVLGNRAIVSIRGFDEAFARNILVLVDGRSVYATDSGGVYWAQLPIGIQDIDRIEIIRGPNAALYGTGAALGVINIITKKPGGATTATIQGAGGNQGTVMTSEALNSSIRAFDFRLSHSYLEQGPFDSATGGTATNDFLHSNKANMRLRRDLTNGSDLEFFAGGSWNTSGFANAQESQDNFSQHFEMLKFQAKISDNSHLEISSSHSTFTNIIDPTPTGDINHLQNDRFDEEILHRIDWGNGRLNSTYGLNYQGTRVDSQNTFVGHPDVNDAIRRAFFNQTGRVTDQVTLVGALAFEGTRTEKPHANYQLASLWAPVENQSFRATYSVAHTVPTLRQLFVNQQLNDSVARVGNPDLKPEKLTSYEVGYLGHWLEHHLEAESNLFYTRIDGIDDDADLGPWPNNPSVAALGFVNTNQAVAKGAELQFKYRFTTRQSMYVNYTYEHITDKSGNEGEITKNTPPHKVNLGAMADFGGGFSGSFNLGYKDSYFITNITDSVTVPTYWRLDARLAYASPWYKNAEFYIAGQNLLKARHVEFADGLAVPRTYTGGVSITFD, from the coding sequence ATGTTCCGCCTCCTTATTTTTACCTGCCTTCTGTTCACCAATGTGTTTGACGTATTAGCCGCAACCGACGAAACACTGGAATTCTTTCAAGAGGAAGCCCAAGTGACCACCGCCTCCCGTCGTCCCCAATCCGTCCAGGAGGCGCCGGTAGCGGTGGAAGTCATCACGACCGAGGAAATCAAAGCATCGGGAGTCACGAATCTCTGGGACCTTATGCGCTTTCGGTTGGGCATGGACATATTGGACGGCCACCAGACGGTGCTCGGTAATCGTGCGATCGTCTCGATTCGCGGCTTTGACGAAGCGTTTGCCCGTAACATTTTAGTTTTGGTGGATGGCCGAAGCGTTTATGCAACGGACTCGGGAGGGGTCTATTGGGCCCAGCTTCCCATCGGAATTCAAGACATCGACCGCATTGAGATCATTCGAGGGCCCAATGCGGCCCTTTATGGCACCGGGGCGGCCTTGGGGGTCATCAATATTATTACCAAAAAGCCCGGCGGGGCAACGACCGCCACGATCCAGGGGGCCGGTGGGAACCAAGGCACCGTGATGACATCTGAAGCTCTGAATAGTTCGATCCGCGCGTTTGACTTCCGACTCAGTCATAGTTACTTGGAGCAGGGACCGTTTGACAGCGCTACGGGCGGAACAGCGACAAATGATTTTCTTCACAGCAACAAAGCCAACATGCGACTCCGGCGGGACCTGACGAATGGATCCGATTTGGAGTTCTTTGCCGGAGGCTCGTGGAACACCTCCGGGTTTGCCAATGCTCAGGAGTCACAAGATAACTTTAGCCAGCATTTCGAAATGCTCAAATTCCAGGCCAAAATCTCGGACAACTCGCATTTGGAGATTTCAAGTTCTCATTCCACATTCACGAACATCATTGACCCGACTCCCACCGGCGACATCAACCATCTTCAGAACGACCGATTTGACGAAGAAATCCTTCACCGCATCGACTGGGGGAATGGACGTTTAAACAGCACCTATGGGTTGAATTATCAAGGCACCCGGGTCGATTCTCAGAATACATTCGTTGGACATCCCGATGTGAATGACGCCATCCGCCGCGCATTTTTCAACCAGACAGGGCGCGTCACCGATCAGGTAACGCTCGTGGGAGCCTTGGCCTTCGAAGGGACTCGAACCGAGAAGCCGCACGCAAACTACCAATTAGCATCCCTATGGGCGCCGGTGGAGAACCAATCCTTCCGGGCGACTTATTCCGTTGCGCATACCGTTCCGACTCTCCGACAACTTTTTGTCAACCAACAGCTGAATGATTCCGTGGCGAGGGTGGGAAATCCCGATCTGAAACCCGAGAAACTGACATCGTACGAGGTCGGATATCTCGGCCATTGGCTGGAGCATCACTTGGAAGCCGAGTCGAACCTTTTTTACACCCGCATTGACGGAATCGATGATGACGCCGATCTGGGGCCATGGCCGAACAATCCGTCCGTGGCGGCCTTGGGCTTTGTCAACACCAACCAGGCTGTTGCGAAGGGAGCGGAACTGCAATTCAAATATCGGTTCACGACGAGACAGTCGATGTACGTAAACTACACGTACGAACACATCACGGACAAAAGCGGCAACGAGGGTGAGATCACCAAGAATACCCCGCCGCACAAGGTGAACCTGGGCGCGATGGCCGACTTCGGCGGCGGATTCTCGGGGAGTTTCAACCTGGGATATAAGGACAGTTACTTCATCACCAATATCACCGATTCGGTCACTGTGCCAACGTACTGGCGACTGGATGCACGCCTCGCGTACGCCTCGCCCTGGTATAAGAATGCTGAGTTTTACATAGCCGGGCAGAACCTGCTGAAGGCACGGCATGTGGAATTCGCCGACGGCCTGGCAGTTCCCCGGACCTACACCGGCGGTGTCTCGATCACGTTCGACTAG
- a CDS encoding CoB--CoM heterodisulfide reductase iron-sulfur subunit B family protein produces the protein MKFALYTGCAAKGACPELYQSTMLVTKRLGIEVVEMLNAACCGAGVITEADPDLALAINARTFAQAEALGLDIMTICGTCQGVMAMANYRLKTEEGLLDRINALLAPDGVRYNGRVEIKHLLWIIVGDIGIDVLRGYVTRPLENLRIAPFYGCYILRPSKYLGFDDPENPVSLEKVISVLSAHPVDYEGRTKCCGFPLVLEKEPIAIGMVGANLKEAKDELADAMVTPCPLCHMNLDIYQGKAEKKIGEKLGLPILHLPQLIGLAMGFQAKELGLSRHLVPTEAVVEKIQLKV, from the coding sequence ATGAAATTCGCCCTGTACACCGGATGCGCCGCGAAAGGGGCCTGTCCGGAGCTCTACCAGTCCACGATGCTGGTCACCAAACGGCTCGGGATCGAGGTCGTCGAGATGCTGAACGCCGCCTGCTGCGGGGCCGGCGTGATCACGGAGGCCGATCCCGATCTCGCGCTGGCGATCAACGCCCGCACCTTCGCGCAGGCCGAGGCGCTCGGCCTGGACATCATGACGATTTGCGGGACCTGCCAGGGCGTGATGGCCATGGCCAACTACCGGCTCAAGACCGAAGAGGGCCTGCTGGACCGGATCAACGCGCTCCTCGCGCCCGATGGCGTGCGGTACAACGGCCGGGTCGAGATCAAACACCTTCTTTGGATCATCGTGGGCGATATCGGGATCGACGTGCTGCGGGGTTATGTGACCCGGCCCTTGGAGAATCTCCGCATCGCCCCGTTTTACGGCTGCTATATCCTTCGTCCGTCCAAGTATCTCGGTTTCGACGATCCGGAGAATCCGGTTTCGCTTGAAAAGGTGATCTCGGTCTTGAGCGCCCATCCGGTCGATTACGAGGGAAGGACGAAATGCTGCGGTTTTCCGCTCGTGCTCGAAAAGGAGCCTATCGCGATCGGCATGGTGGGCGCCAACCTGAAAGAGGCGAAGGACGAACTGGCCGACGCCATGGTCACGCCGTGTCCGCTCTGTCACATGAATCTCGACATCTATCAGGGCAAGGCCGAAAAGAAAATCGGCGAGAAACTGGGCCTTCCGATCCTCCATCTTCCCCAGCTCATCGGCTTGGCGATGGGATTTCAGGCGAAGGAACTCGGGCTCTCGCGCCATCTGGTTCCGACCGAAGCGGTGGTCGAGAAGATCCAATTGAAGGTGTAA
- a CDS encoding SRPBCC family protein: MIKIIAIAAVVLIAALLIYAATRPDTFRVRRSASIKAPPERIFALINDFHRWGAWSPWEKMDPAMQRIHSGASDGKGAVYEWEGNNKVGKGRMEITESSPPSQVTIKLDFIKPFEGHNVAEFTLEPEGDTTKVTWAMHGPLPYMAKVIHVFFNMDRIVGKDFETGLANLKTIAEK; this comes from the coding sequence ATGATAAAGATCATCGCCATCGCGGCGGTCGTTCTGATCGCCGCTCTTCTCATCTATGCCGCGACCCGGCCCGACACGTTCCGTGTCCGGCGCTCGGCGAGCATCAAAGCCCCTCCGGAGAGGATCTTTGCGCTTATCAACGATTTCCACCGTTGGGGCGCCTGGTCGCCCTGGGAGAAAATGGACCCCGCGATGCAGAGGATCCACAGCGGCGCGTCCGACGGCAAAGGCGCCGTGTACGAGTGGGAAGGCAACAACAAAGTGGGAAAAGGGCGCATGGAGATTACAGAGTCGTCGCCGCCTTCTCAGGTCACGATCAAACTGGATTTCATCAAGCCGTTTGAAGGCCACAACGTCGCCGAGTTCACGCTGGAACCCGAAGGCGATACCACAAAGGTGACGTGGGCGATGCACGGTCCCCTTCCCTACATGGCGAAGGTCATCCACGTCTTTTTCAATATGGACCGCATCGTCGGCAAGGACTTCGAGACGGGACTGGCCAACCTGAAGACCATCGCTGAAAAGTGA
- a CDS encoding succinate dehydrogenase/fumarate reductase iron-sulfur subunit — translation MRVTFHIQKYNPEKDPKPHEEPYRLDVGHGTTVLEALMRLKSETDGTLTFRYACRSAICGSCAMEINGTEKLACKTQIRPELERHGEIRIGPLKNLPLIKDLVVEMGPFWEKIRSIRPWLEPLPHEQVDPVRMRDAYKAFNNVEACILCGACVAACTVYEVEKGFAGPAALAKAWRFAADPREAAVPERLGRLQEDGGIWDCTRCNYCVEVCPKDVKPMEAIILLRRASLQSGLTETMGSRHITSFVDIIRQEGRLNEGLMPMKVIGFRIKDFLRILPLGIRMFLKGKVPFPFKLRSAIPGMKQVRSIFDARRARKK, via the coding sequence ATGCGCGTCACGTTTCATATCCAAAAATACAACCCGGAAAAGGATCCGAAGCCGCACGAGGAGCCGTACCGGCTCGACGTCGGGCACGGCACCACGGTGCTCGAGGCCTTGATGCGCCTGAAGAGCGAGACGGACGGCACCCTGACGTTTCGGTATGCCTGCCGCAGCGCCATTTGCGGCTCCTGCGCGATGGAGATCAACGGGACCGAGAAGCTGGCCTGCAAGACGCAGATCAGGCCCGAGCTGGAACGGCACGGCGAAATCCGGATCGGCCCGCTCAAAAACCTGCCGCTGATCAAGGACCTCGTTGTCGAGATGGGACCGTTCTGGGAAAAGATCCGGTCGATCCGGCCGTGGCTCGAACCGCTGCCGCACGAGCAGGTGGATCCGGTCCGGATGCGGGACGCCTACAAGGCCTTCAACAACGTCGAGGCCTGCATCCTGTGCGGCGCCTGCGTCGCGGCCTGCACCGTCTACGAAGTCGAAAAAGGGTTCGCGGGACCCGCGGCGCTGGCCAAGGCCTGGCGCTTCGCGGCCGATCCGCGCGAGGCGGCCGTTCCCGAACGGCTGGGGCGCTTGCAGGAAGACGGCGGGATCTGGGACTGCACGCGCTGCAATTACTGCGTCGAGGTTTGTCCGAAAGACGTCAAGCCGATGGAGGCGATCATTCTCTTGCGCCGGGCTTCCCTTCAATCCGGCCTGACGGAGACGATGGGCTCCCGCCACATCACGAGTTTTGTGGATATCATACGGCAGGAGGGCCGCTTGAACGAAGGGCTGATGCCGATGAAGGTGATCGGGTTCCGGATCAAAGACTTCCTGCGGATTCTCCCGCTGGGAATCCGGATGTTTCTGAAGGGGAAGGTTCCGTTTCCGTTTAAGCTGAGGTCGGCCATCCCGGGAATGAAACAGGTCCGGTCGATTTTTGACGCGCGCCGCGCTCGAAAGAAATAA
- a CDS encoding YciI family protein, with the protein MKYICLGYMDPKKWETMSESERNVFVDDCFAYDDVLRKNGHFVGGEALQPPRNATTLRFQNGRASVTDGPYAETKEQLGGILILEARDLNHAVQLMSKHPGVRGGPFEIRPAADLTELVAESERRRSRTK; encoded by the coding sequence ATGAAATATATTTGCCTTGGATACATGGATCCGAAAAAATGGGAAACGATGTCCGAGAGCGAGCGGAACGTCTTCGTCGACGACTGCTTCGCCTACGACGACGTGCTCCGGAAGAACGGGCACTTTGTCGGCGGGGAAGCGCTGCAGCCGCCCCGGAACGCCACGACGCTGCGGTTTCAGAACGGCAGGGCCTCCGTGACCGACGGCCCCTACGCCGAAACGAAGGAGCAGTTGGGCGGCATCTTGATTCTCGAGGCCAGGGATCTGAACCACGCCGTCCAGTTGATGTCCAAACACCCCGGTGTGCGGGGAGGGCCCTTCGAGATTCGCCCGGCCGCGGATTTGACGGAACTCGTGGCGGAAAGCGAGCGGCGGCGTTCAAGAACAAAATAA